A segment of the Candidatus Methylomirabilota bacterium genome:
TCGCACGGCGTCCTGCGCCTCGGTGCGGGTGCGGGCCAGGCCCCGCCGGACCAGCTCGGCATCCAGCCGCCGGCGGGTCACCGTGGCCTGGCTCAGGCCTTGTCCGACCCGGCCGTGCTGCGCTTCGTCGCGGACGTCGGCTTCTTTGCCCGGGGACGCGCGGCTGTCGGCTTCTTCGCTGTGGTCGCCCCGCCCCCGACCTGGCGTTCCAGCTCGCGCACCCGCCGCTTCAGCGCGTCGACCTCGTCGCGGCCCGCGACCCCCAGGGACTTCAGCTGGGACTTGACCTCGCGTTGCACCGCTTCTGAGAGGCGCTGGCGGTTCTTGTTCGACCAGTCGATGAGGTCCCGGGCGACCTTCTGGACCTGCTCGCTGGTCTGGCCTTGCATGAGCGAGCGGGCCATCTCCTGGGCCCGTGCCGGCGACAGCTTCTGCATGGTGGCCTCC
Coding sequences within it:
- a CDS encoding phasin family protein, which translates into the protein EATMQKLSPARAQEMARSLMQGQTSEQVQKVARDLIDWSNKNRQRLSEAVQREVKSQLKSLGVAGRDEVDALKRRVRELERQVGGGATTAKKPTAARPRAKKPTSATKRSTAGSDKA